Proteins co-encoded in one bacterium genomic window:
- a CDS encoding phosphatase PAP2 family protein, with the protein MSTANGTFEFGMTPKGFSLSAFFCWAKERVLFHFAHLGFDIVILGAMALMLVTSVLAMGGSIRFFQASALLPLAIMVAAVVTAAWQRPTEWKDEVRHILRDWVPFLIIVFIYENMHDVAGQAMDFDIAGTLHAWDVAIFGVEPTLWAQRFYSPMLTDVFAGLYALYFAEPLVIMFLLSIWDMRSELRHMALTLTLAFILGFLGYVFLPASPPRYFIEPLFTDPVRLQGLFLFNHLQGAWDSLSVISGGAFPSLHVGLSSVALIYAWKFRNMNRICRVVWYAYIPLVIGLWASTVYLRHHWVVDIFAGWAVAGIAYVGADALTRACSRLRGRYGLPL; encoded by the coding sequence ATGTCAACCGCCAACGGGACCTTTGAATTCGGCATGACCCCTAAGGGTTTTTCCCTGTCCGCGTTTTTTTGCTGGGCAAAGGAGCGCGTGCTCTTCCACTTCGCCCACTTGGGCTTTGACATAGTGATACTGGGCGCGATGGCTCTCATGCTCGTGACCTCGGTTCTGGCCATGGGCGGCAGCATCCGCTTCTTCCAGGCCTCGGCGCTGCTGCCGCTGGCGATCATGGTGGCGGCCGTGGTGACCGCGGCATGGCAAAGGCCTACGGAGTGGAAAGATGAGGTCAGGCACATACTGCGCGACTGGGTCCCGTTCCTGATCATCGTGTTCATATACGAGAACATGCACGACGTCGCCGGCCAGGCCATGGACTTCGACATAGCCGGCACGCTGCACGCATGGGACGTGGCGATCTTCGGCGTGGAGCCGACCCTCTGGGCGCAGCGCTTCTATTCTCCGATGCTCACGGATGTCTTCGCCGGTCTGTACGCCCTCTATTTTGCAGAGCCGCTGGTCATCATGTTCCTTCTCTCGATCTGGGACATGCGCTCCGAGTTGAGGCACATGGCCCTTACGCTCACGCTCGCGTTCATCCTAGGGTTTCTGGGCTACGTCTTTTTGCCCGCGTCGCCGCCCCGTTACTTCATAGAGCCGCTCTTCACGGATCCGGTGAGGCTGCAGGGTCTCTTCCTCTTCAACCATCTGCAGGGGGCGTGGGACAGCCTCTCCGTGATCTCCGGCGGCGCGTTCCCGAGCCTGCACGTGGGTCTGTCGAGCGTCGCCTTGATCTACGCATGGAAGTTTCGGAACATGAACAGGATCTGCCGTGTCGTCTGGTACGCATATATTCCGCTGGTGATCGGCCTGTGGGCCTCGACCGTCTATCTCAGGCACCACTGGGTCGTCGACATATTCGCCGGATGGGCGGTTGCGGGGATCGCCTACGTCGGCGCGGATGCGCTCACGCGCGCCTGTTCCCGCCTTCGCGGGCGATACGGGCTTCCCCTTTAG